The Larus michahellis chromosome 14, bLarMic1.1, whole genome shotgun sequence genomic sequence CACCGTGGGCTGTGACGCTTGGTCAGCCTTTTGGAAGATGtcctcggggttggggggggattAATCATTGACTTGACAGCTAacagaaaacaagattaaaaaaaaatattatgcatCATGGCACTAGGAAAGGTAGAGCCACGGGGACTGTCTTCTGGAGGGCTTGGGGGCTCCATGTCTCTGGGTGGGCGCAGCAGGACACAGCAGTCCACCAGCTGCTTGGGTTCACAGTGCAAACCCCAACTTCTAGGTGACCAAAAAAATGACAGATTTAGCCCATTGCTGAGCCACCAGGtcaaaatcttttcaaaattgaTCATGATTTTGCCAGTTTGAAAGAACCAAAGCATGGTTGCCCTGTGGCTGAAGAGGGATCCACATGGCCATGGCAAACTCCTGCGTGGGTTCTCCAGTGGTTTGTGATGGTTGAGTTTGCATTCATGTCTCCATCTGGTGTCATTGCTAAATTTGCTCTCTTCCtggctggttgggtttgtttttttttcttttttcataacaCTTCTAGGAATCTGGTATTCTGGATATTCACAGTCCTGGTATCGTGGATATTCCAGTCCTGGCATCTTGGATATTCCTAACTCCCTGGCAAACCTGGCCATTTGGTTAAAATTTAAGCGCGGGGAGGAAGGTAGGAGAACAGACAGGAGACGaggtataaaaataaacacatcatgACAGACATCACATCTCTTACAAAACCAGGTTAAAATCTGGCCTCTTGAGATCATGTTTTTGGACTTGGGATGAACTGAGCGTGTGCTGAGGCTGGGCTTTTGGATCTCCGTAACTGcgtgaagaaaaacaaagctaaactATAATTAAAGATTATAGCAAGCACTGCAATTACTGAGCCATCTCAGGCCCCTGAATGAAGCCTGCCGGTAACAGGGGACTTTGCCAATGCCTGTTGCATTTTGATCTGCTGCTGTGTATTGTATGGCTTCGATTCTTAATTTCCGAACAATTCACCAGAGAATCTGAGCAAAAGGCTGAAAAGGCTGTAGGTGGCTGAATTCCCCTGCAAACCACATTCCCAGCTCACTCCAGGTTCAGGGATTCTTATAGCACAGGAGAGTCTTCTCCCTCTTGCACTAAGATTTTATTCTCCTCTTACATTagtgattttctgtctttttgtttaTGGTTTAATTCTGCTAGGTGGGCCCGGTACCATGTTCTCAAACCAGAGTGGTTCTGATGTAACTTCATCTCCTCTTCTTGCAACTTTTTCAAAGCCAAGCACTTCCTTACACACCCAGCACctaggagaaggaggaaaattgCATATCGCTAAATTTTCTTACATCATCTATGGGGTTTCTGCAGGGCCTAATGCATTTGCCTTAGCAACAAAGAGGTTTTTAATCAATAAAAGACAGGCTGCCTTCTCTTTTCATCTTTATTAAGGAAAATATCAATCAAAACCTTCAGCTGCTTCAAAAACATAGTGACTTAAGGTCTCCTAAACTCAGTTGTGTCAAGGAAGAAAGTCATGTGGTGGTTCTCAGGgcactgcaaatatttattttacagctaAAGTCAATTCCTCCCCTTAGACACCAGCTCCTGAAAACCGAAAGAGGCAGGTGCTACTGAAAATAGTGACTCTTTgttcttcttgtttctttgttGGTCAGTCCAGATACGTGAGTGTTTTGACAGCAATGCTCCCATGTGGCAGCTGAGTCACAGTAACCAAACGCGTGCACTCACAGACCCGCAGCCGCACAGGGCTAACGAACTTTGCACTAATGCCCTTTACCTCCAATCTGCCAAAAGCCCAGTAGCCCACTGCACTTTGGTAGTGCGTGTGGGTGTGAGCTGTTTAACTCAAGATTCGTAGACTTCTCCTTTTTCTGACATCTCCACGCCTTGCCTTACAAAAGGACCAGTATAACTCAAGTGCTCCCCTTCCTTAACCACACTTTTAAGCAAACAACAAACCTGCTTCCCAGAACTATTTTCAGTGATGACACCTGGCGTGAACGGACAACCCACAGTCACATACTGACTCACAGTCTTCAAGTGTTTCCCTACTTAGTGACTTGACTTTGCTATTTGCCACGGGAAAAAGCAGTATGTTGCAAGCCCACCTTCTAAATTTACTTTTAACATATTTGTTGCAAATGGCAGCGCTAGGACCGGTTGGTCCTTGCTCGTCTCAGAGCTGCTGTCAGGACGTGCTGTTTCCCATCCACTTCTGCCTCTCGTTGAAgtatttcctctgctcctgtatGGCTTGTTCCAGCAAGGGCACATTCATCCCTTCCACGCAGGTCAATATTCGTGCCTTTACCACGGGACCCTCACCTGGGAATATAAACAGGAAgcttctttagaaagaaaaacagacgGAGCAGCTTGGAAGCAAACAGAGAGGCTCAGAGGCAAACAGAGAGGTTCCCTCAGGCAGCATATGGCTCCAGCTGGCCAAATAACCATAGCCTGAGAATTTGCAGGAGACCGGATTGGCCATGTGCCTCAACCGACACGAGCAGCAGGCCCGGGAGCAGGTTAATTCAGTGACGtgcttttcctctgccctgttgGCTACAAAATACTGGTGGCTGACACTGCGCTCTCCTTGCGCTGGGGAATGCTGAGCCCAGGACACGGTGCCAGTGCCTGTCATGCAACTTCTCTCTACTTTGTGGCTGGATGAAGGTTGGTTTTCCCTGTCTAAAAAGCATTAGGGATGGGTCTAAGCTCATTTCTGAATACCTCTGTGCAGACAAGAAGAGGACAGAACAAAGCTGGGCTTAGAAGAGGCTTAATGATGACTACAACCAAGAGTTCATTGGTGGCATTCAAATGGTAACATGGAGCTGCACTAAAGGGGCCAAACCTTGGTGACCCAGCCACCGTCTCAGCCTACTCCCCTTTCACCCCTGCAAAACGGGGCCAACTCACTCCTAAGCTGCGATGACCAAAATAACATGTCTTTCTAAAGGAATTTTGCAGCAGTGGCTTAGCAGGTCACTGACCAGACACCACGTGCAGGTGGCTTTCCACATGTCACCGAGGATTTCAAGGGCACGAATGCAATTACTTCTTATAAGGTGTGGCCAAGACAACACTTGGGATTTGCTTCACAACCCCACGGCCCAGCCCAGATCAACTCCCCACGCAAAGCACCGTGCAGCTGGAGTAACGCTCAGGGCACCCCAGAAAAGGACAACAGGGTGCCCTGCGTGACAGAGCCTGCCTGCATTCCTCACGCCCCGTGTCTGAGGGCAGGGATATAATTAGAGCCTTTCAAGGATGGCAAAGACCAACCCAGCCAGCTTGCAATGAAGTATTGCTGCAATCAGCCACGTTTGGAGGGAAGACAACGTGGTGGCTGGTAATGATGCCAGAAGGCTTTAGCACAGGTTTCACAAGCTCAGTGACGCTGCTGAGGCACTTCTTGTTTCTAACAAAATCTGTGCGAGAGCGCCAGATTTCCACCAAGATAAGGGTGGCACTTCTCATGGTCAACGGGAAGAGTCAGGCTCCTCCGGCCCTCAATGACATGCTCGTGTGACCAGAGGCGCCCGCAAGAGATAAGCCTGCCTTAGCCAATGCTAGCCTCAGTGACGGTGTGTCTCACCACACACCCAGAGAGCCATGAAGGAGCTGATGCACCATGAACAGCAGCGAAGGGCACTGGTTCCTGGAGGATTTACCTTCCCTGTGTTCGGCCTCTCCCAGGACCACGTAGCGAGATCCCAGCTGGGCTTGGAATGGCTCCACAAACTTGGTGTCAACACAGACGTGGTActgagctgagctgtgctgagcGGCGAGAACGGCTTTGGACCGGGCCAGGTCGTAGCTGCATAACCTGGGAACGATCGATTTGGGAAGCTCAGGGGTGGGGATACAACAATTACAAACAGAGGGAGGAGGGTCAGCCAGTGAAGGAAAGGCCTTGCCTGCAAGGAGAGCGGGGTACCCTTCTCACCTCCCAAATGtcctcagcacctccccctctggGACTGAGCTGTTGATCTCCCACGGGAAGTAATAGACACCAGCATTTGGCAGCATCTTGCACAACCGCCGCTGGGCCTGCAGCAAAGCAAAAGATCTGAGTTCATACCACCCTAATACCTGGCATAAAGAGGGGCTACCTTTCCCACCTGCAATCCAACAAAAACAGCAACAGGCAGCCCACCAGATCCTCCACGTCCACCCCAGGCTACGGGTTGAGAAAggtgaaggaaatggaaaaaatggtgATTGAGAAGTTCGGAGAGTGTGAGGGACTGAACTGCAGAACCAGACccagctgctggggtggtggggtacCACGCAGCAAGATTTAAGGTACGATCCCGAGTCTGTTCTCATGCTGCAGGATAAGAAATTCTGGTAGTGTCTGATCCAGCAGCTGGAGAACAATTACTTGGATACAATCCAGCCTAGTTTCACCAGTAGTCTAGTAGGGTTTAGAAGACAGCGATGAGTGAGAACGATTCACCCCAAGACAAGACTCAGGTGGGACTTTCTGGGAGCTCCAGCAGTGGAGCAAGGCTGGCAGAGGCAGGCCAGTCACAGCATAAAGCATGCGGAAAAGCAGGAATGCAGAGCAGCTTCGGCAAGATTTTAATTCTGCCCAGCCAGTGCCATAGCCACGCTGTTGGCTGTGCCACAAAGTGGCTTCTTTTGGCACTGTTTTCCCTCCAACATGCCATGCAGGGTGCCTGTGTTCGGTGCATTTCCATGCTCCAtttactgcttttctctctggtttCTTGCCCCGCTGGGGGGGACCCCAAGAGCCGCACAATGGCCCAGGCAGGGAGTTCTGCAATTCAGACAAGCGGGGCCGCCCCACGGGGTTTGGGGAACCCCAGCACTGATTATGCAgcagtggggacaggctgagctgCAACCCTGTGGCTTTAATGCTTGGTGCCCCGTGCCCGCCCCAGGCATCGCTCAGGGCtgtgaaacctctctggcagGGTCCCAACCAGCAGCAACGGAGGTGGAATTCCGGCTCCATGTCCTCTGCAGGTCCCTGCACCTCCGCCTCGCCTCACCCAGGCTTCAGAAGCAAGTTCAATTCTGCGCCACCTGAGCGAGGTGAAGGCCGTCTTCCATCGCTCAAGTTTTGCTCCCGCATCACGCTGCGCGGCAGGAGGGGATCAGCCAGGAATGCAAGATGCTTGATGTGCATTTAATGACTTAATGCACTTTTTAACACAACCCCAACCGCCCTGTGCCGTGTGCCCATTCCATGCACCATTTAATgcacctgcagccccagctgcaccACACTACATGCACACTGAATGCACACTTGGACCCAAGTGTGGCACATTATACGCAGATTTAGCACACTACCTAATACAGTATTTAACACATGGTGAAATGCAGCATGCTATATGGGCACTCAATGAACTATTTATTTAATTAACTATTGAATGCCTGGCTGCAGCGTGCTCTATGTGCTCTCAATGTGGCATTAAATGCATGCCTAGCCTCAAACGCAGCCCGTTGTATTAACACACgcccagccccagctgcaagACACTGTGTGTCTATTTAGCGGACCATTTCACGCTCGATTTAAGGCGGCGCCCTGCACGCACACCCAACTCACAGGGCACTGCTAGACCTTCCGTGCGGGATGTAAGGCGCGCAGCCCGCTGTGCGCACAGCCCAACGCGCCATTCAAAGCACGGGATCCATCCTGCCTGCTCGCCCGCCCTCCTCAGCCGCTGCCCGCAACAATTTAAAGCGCCATTAAATcgcggccgccgcccggccccgcttcTCACCGTCGCTTCCCTCCGCAGGCGATGGCGGTCACGTGGCCGTGCGTCGCGGCGTGGTGACGTTGCGCCGGGGGTGGGCGTGGCTGAGTGGCGGAGCGGAGGCCGGTGCGGGTGGCGGTGGGGTCGTCGCcggtgaagaggaggaggacgatGATGAACGCGGACCTGCGGAGGGAGCGGGCTGCCGCCACTTTCCAGCCCGAGCTCCTCACGCATATCCTGGACGGCGGCGCCGAGCGCACCCGCCGCCGCAAGGAGATCGGTGAGGGAGGGCCCGGATgggccgccgcctcctctccgGCCCCGTGCCCCCCATGAGGGGAGTgtgggggatggtggtggggcgTCTGCCCGCGTCGGGGGGCTGTGAGGAGGGGGAGACAGCCTGGGGCGGGGGCTTGGGGGGTCtctgagggaggaggaggtttTAGGAGAGGGAAGTAGGGGTCGTATGGAGGGGAGAGGCTGCGAGGAGAGAGGGAGACCTAAGAGGGCGCCTCCGGGGAGAGGGAGACTGGGGTGACAGCGGGGGGGAGCCCCAGGGGAAGCGAGGGGACAGGGAGCCCCGGgaagggaggctgtggagagaagGTTTGCAGGCTGTAGAGGAGGGAGGGCGCGGGGAGGAGCTTTTGAGGAGAGGGGGGACtccagggagaagggaaggctgtgAGGAGGGAGCTTGCAGGTGGGGAAAACTATGAGGAAAGGGTTTGCAGGTGGAGGGGGCTGCCTGCAGGAAGGGATTTTTGTCATAAGGGGTTAGAGGGGAGCAGGAGCGGTATTAAGTCCCTGATCcccctctgcttcccttcccagAAAGGATTTGGGGTGGCCCTGTTAGAGCAATTTGTGTttacctctctctcccttcctccagggGGTGAGAGGCAGCTTCCCATGGGCATttctccaggcccctctcccctcttttttccttcctagtaCACTCTTGCCCAATAGTACAAATATGACCTGTTTCTTACCCGCCACTGCCATGCGATGTGAGATTAACGAAATACATCCGTCGTCTTTCTTTCCCAGCCCATGCTGGGGTGGGACTGTCAGAGGCTGGTGTTGTGTAACTTGTGTGCCAAAGGGGACATGGAAAGTCAGTGGCCTCTGGGTACCTTGGTTTCCAGTCAGCGTAGTGGGAATAATAGTTGTGCCCTTCTGCAAGGGGTTGTGTGGAGCGCAAAGTTCATGAGGCAGTCTGATCCGGCAGTAATAATGGCTATTTGAGGTTGTTATTGAGGGGCCTGCAGGTGTTATGTTAGTGAATTAACCTCCTGCCAAGTCTAGAGTGCTCCAAacttaaaatgctgtttatgtGTGGAATGAGAGAGTGACCTGTTGCTAGAGTCCCTGTCTCCAAGAGCTTTGACTTCTTtctgatttaattaaattttatttttaattttctgatatCTCTACCTGGAGGTACAGCAAGTGAAATGCTGAATTGTTTCTCACCCACTGTCTGTTGGGGTTTGTGGAAActgagtttgttttcctcttctgttctgTCCCCAGAGGCCTTAGTTCTTAATGACCCTGACTTCCAGCATGAAGATTTGAACTTCCTGTCCCGTAGCCAGCGCTATGAGCAAGCCATCAGGAAGAGCTCTCTGATGGTGATGAAGTTAAGAGAATATGGCATTGCAGATCCAGAGGAGATCTACTGGTTTAAAAGGTACCTAGCTGTAGAGTTTGATTCTTGTATGTACTTTGATCATCACCAAGGATGTTAgagttatgcttttttttctgtgtttgctgtcCAAGGGAAGCTAAAGATGTGTCCAAAAGCCCACTGAAGTCTTCGCTTCAGTGAATTTCAGATGAAACTCTGATTTTGTGAATattgtgttttctttgatttttttttttactagaaatgCACCATTAATAATGATATATATGCTGCAGAAAGTAAAAAATGGGACTTgtagtctgattattttttttccctcaaagggATACAAAAATATGCCAAAGTACTTTGAATCTGAATAGATCTGATGAGGTTTCAGCTTCTAATGAAATCTGTTAAAGCTGATTACTTCACTTTGCACTTAGACCTAATAAAGTTGCGTTACAGGCATACTTGAAAATGTTCCAAGATAGCTTATATGTTCTTGTTTAAAACTATCTGCCCTGTCTCCCTCCTCCAAGCTCCTGGTGCTAGAGTGGTTCCCTTTGACCTAGAGGCTTTTTGTTGTACCTGACCTTTTGTTTGTCTGATAGTATTACCCTTGGATTaagttaataaaaaacaaaactgtctTTCCATCTGAGTTTCATTCCTTCCAGCTTGCAGGGAACTTAGTTCCTGACTTTGACATATTTCTCCTCTTAGTTCTATTAAACAGAGACACTGCACAGATCTAGAAATCTGGGTGTAATATTATGAATATATCCTCTGGCACATTAAATTAACATTGCACATTAAATAAGGCAGTGGTAGAAATACAAGCCCCCTCTGACTGGACTTGTAGAGAAGCTGTCATTGGCCTCAGGGCATGAATATTGGGACCAGTTGAAATCGTCTTGTCTTCTGtagttttaatttcaaagaaattggTCTACACTGACCTACGTCATGAAAGTTTTAGTGGAAGTATTGTAAAAGTTCTTTTGAAAATTGGCATTGGTGGACAATGATACGACGAAAAAAGTTCAATGACTGTATTAGATTATTCAGGTACTGCATGGCAAAAGTtaataattaacttttttctaCGCAAGGATTATTGGAGGTGATAGGGAAGTTTCTTCAATTATTTTCATGGAGAAAATTCAGAGAAGGCTATCCAGTATATCAGCTGGCAAATTTCAACGAGGTTTGCAATGTAAATGCTGTCTTCTGATAACGTTAGTGACACTATTTTATGAAAATAGGACTTTTCTGAAGTAATGAAATGATAGATTCTAGTTTTGTCTTTACAGAAACTTATTTGGGAGTCAGCAATTCTTAACTTTAAAAGGATGAAAGCTTAGTATTTCATATGGGTACAGTGAAAAATAATACATCCATATCTTATGTTGTATGAAAAGTCAGGTGTGACTAGTCAGAATTCGTGATCCAAAATCAACTGAAACAATGAGGAAGGCTTACTTTTTTTCAGAGTCAATTCTAATTGCAGACATTCAGGATTTCAAAAGGTAATTGCAATTAACTGTAGACTGGCTGTATTTTCCCATGtcaaacattttttaaacttaGTGAACTCCATGCAACTagcaaaattatgtttatttctaTTGCATATCCAACCGTACTAGTGAGTCCTAGCTGAAGGGACTTCATTTGTGTAAAAGCTGACCTGAAGAAAGTGTGTTtggctttatttgtttttccaaactgGGAAAATGAATGGATATAGTGTTGTAGCATGCCTTGAATGGAGTTTATGAAGTAGATTGAATGTCAAGTTGTATTTCTTGTGATTGACCAGCAGACTTTTACATGTGGAAGCTTAAGATATTTTGCCAATAATCCCTCATGCCTTGTAATTATCCCCAAACAACAGACAGATTTATTTACATGTGCAACTTTTAAGAATTTTGAGCTAGTGGTTCTCCTGTGACTTTCGTATACTGCCAGAACTTCACGAGGTAGCTTTGTATCATGAGTGACCAACTTAAGCTTGATTTATGAATAGGCGAGGAGAAATGCTTCTTGCTTCAGCTGCCCTGCAGATACGCTTAAACAGTTGTTGCTGCTGTGACATGTTGAACTGGATGTTCCTCCTTCGTGTTTCCACAAGGCCTTTGTTGAACTCCAAAGCTTAAAAGGATTtattaaattcttatttattccATTCTTCCTGTGTCTTAACACGTCAACACTGCAGTTGCTACTGTGACTACAGCTTTTGAAGGCCAGCAGCCTTAAAGAGCCAatatttaagatttcttttaCAGTCTAACTGCAGCAAAATGTAAGTCAGTGTGAAAAATGGGAAATTGGCATGTGTACAATGCTACGCAGCTCTCTGAAGAGAGCAATCTGGTCAGTTTTAATTCACCTTCAAGTTTAAATAACCTTCACTgaggaaaataagattaaatgaaGAAGTGAAAAACAGTTGGGAGCAACTGGGGCATAGACAAAGAGAAGATCTGAGAGCTGCAACAGATGATTCTTCTGTTCATAAGCACTGCATGAATGTGCACTTTCCCCGTGAGAATTTgtctttacttttcatttttgacGCTAAAGTTAGGACCTGGAGTAGCTTTTGGCAAATCAAAATAGAAAAACTGTAGTAGCCACTACAGCCACTACCCCCCTACTAGCCACTGCTAAATTAATTTAGAGTGGATGAGTCTGACTTGAGTATTTTTGATACGACTAGAAAAGGAGTTTGTTACCTTAGCATTTGTTGTCTCTGAAGCCCAGTAAGCGCAGGTCAGACGTACCTCCTGCTACTTCTCCACTGAGGCAACCCTTTGTGCTCTTCCTTGAGAGCGTTACCTCAAGAACCACAAAAAATGACCCTATTTTATGACCCAGTTCTGCAGCTTGAGAATGTCTTTGCAATTGTTTATTTAGCTTTGGAGTCTTGGAAAATGCTGACTTTGCTTCTGTTGTACTCTGTTCACTGATAAATATGCCATCGGACTCCTCTGTCAAATACAAGAACCTTTTAGTATGCGGGTGGCATTGATTGCTGTGAAATCTGGAAGGATCTATATTGCAGAAGTAGTGTATTACTACATGTCCTCCTGTAAGTAGATTTGGAACTGCAGCCCTCCTCTTGACTCGGTGATTATTGTGGCAAGTTTGACTTCAGACCAACAAGGTGGTTGTTGGTCATTGATCAAATGGCTACTGCTAAATACAGCTAGCCACATTCAGTCATGATGTAGCCAAGCACTCGGAACAGTTACACAATGCAGCCTTTGGTGAACAAGCTGTATAGGTAGTGGGAAGTGCCAAGTGGGAATGTAGAAACTGGGAGGGGAAGGAATAAGagttcagagaaagaaaacctgttgTTCCTCCCTTCACAGCTAGTacctcttctgcttgctctcTGTCATGAGGAAAACAGGATTCTCTCTCATTGTCATTCAAGTTGTTAAATGGCACATGAAGAAAATCCTAGTCATTCAGAATGGAGTATGCAGAGATGAAAAGTTTCTGCTGTAAATTAGCTAGCTTTAGTTCTGGTTTCAGCTTTGTTAATGCAACAAACTACTAAAATGCTGCATGTTTAGTCAGTGAAATAGTATGACCTTCTGACACCAGGATGTTAAAGTGTCTGCTTGCAAAATGTCATTCTTCTTACTCCTATCAGAGAAGGTGCTAGTTAGGCATGAAATATCGGGCACTTGTGATTAAACTTACTGATAATCAGTAAAAGTTGCTGGTGTGACCTTTaagaagacttcttttttcctggaGCATTACCTTCAAAGAAGCAGTATCTGACCTGATTTTTCTGACAGCAGAACGAGCACTGCACCTTTTTTCACAAGTTCTTTCAGTGGCTCCTGAAAATACACAAAGAGCTGTTCAAGCTTTTCCCAAGCTGCCCTGAAATGGTATGTTTCAAAGTCAGTAATCATTTTCTCCCTGTAGGTTTGTCCTTTTTTGGGCCCAAGGAACAGATGCCCAGTAATGTTGCTGTAGGCAGTGAGGAAGTAAAAGGTGCTGCTATTGCAACTTGGGTCCTGGACTAAAAGAATAACCCATGCAGGAAACcacaagaatgaagaaaaatattctgtcttgTGGTCCTTGTAGCATTTTTAGGCCCTTGGTCACCTTGATAACGTCAGCTTTGTAAGCCTATGCTGCTGTAGGCAATAGAATATTTTCTGGTAAGATAACTGTCTGCCTTCATTCCAAGAACTCTGGACACTGTACGTGCGCTCACACCAACTTAAAGCAGAGTTAAAACTTTAATCACCAGCATTAAATTACTTGATTACAATAGCTTTGCTCCTGGAAAAATCCATGGCTCATTCAGtcttctgcatttaaaaaccGTTCCATTTAAAATAAGTGTCTTCAGCATGTAGTTCAGAGGTGCTGAAGAGGTTTTGTCCTGCCTTCTCTCACCCTAAGGCTGGGTTTCACAGCCTGTATAGGGATCTGGGTTTCAATTATCAATTATTTACTCTTTGCTCCCGAGCACTCATTCCAGGCATGGTGTAAAATGCCAGTAACAAATGCTGCTGTAATTTGACAAACTGTATGCACAGTGTCCCCTACGCAGTGCGGGTCTGTGTTGTCGACAAACTCTTAAATGTGCTCCCTGGGCAGGTATTAATACCTTGAGATGGAAGGGTATATTTTCCTTGTAGGTATCTTGGGCAGGTGGGAGAGATCTTGTATGTAGGTATTCGTGCAGAGCACTCgttttttcctcctccatctTAGAGCCTGGATGGAATAAGCATTTGTTACAGTACATTGAAGGTGAAAAAACTGTTCAGACTTCAGAAGTTTGAAGGGAAGATGCTGTCATTTACCACATAGCTTTTACACAGTGAAACTTTCCTACGCGTTTGTGTTATGGAGCTTGTTTTAATTGGGAATGTACTTTGCCTGCCATCATGGCTACTAAATTAGTAGAGTTTTCTCTCATGAAATAACATCTGTTTTGATGAAGCACACCTAAAATTGTCTGATTTTCCTTCCGTTCCCTCCAGCAGTAGCCTGTAACAGTAATTTTAATTGAAGGTGAGTTCCTGATCTCTCAACTGATAGAAGCAGCTACAGGTAATACAGAGTTCTTCTGAAAAGCACTTAGTCACCTAAGaagccttttccttttcaataCATAGTGCTTCTAGCTAATAATGGCCTAGCTCTAGGCTACCAGCAGCAGTGAGATTTATTCCCACCAAACCTGAGAGACGGGGGAGAAAATAATTTCGTTTTCATGTCCTCAGCTTTAAGTTCCCCATGAATTGTAGAATAATATTTTCTCCCAGTTACATAGCAACGGCAGGATTCATGGAGTGTAGAAAATGCCTGAAAGAAACATGTATTTACCCATTAGTGTTGCTTCTGATGCCTCTGTATTTG encodes the following:
- the TEN1 gene encoding CST complex subunit TEN1, which translates into the protein MLPNAGVYYFPWEINSSVPEGEVLRTFGRLCSYDLARSKAVLAAQHSSAQYHVCVDTKFVEPFQAQLGSRYVVLGEAEHREGEGPVVKARILTCVEGMNVPLLEQAIQEQRKYFNERQKWMGNSTS